In one Polaribacter sp. ALD11 genomic region, the following are encoded:
- a CDS encoding peptidogalycan biosysnthesis protein, which yields MICCTNTNTALFFSSIDEIPSQIWEALGCTKNTYFHPDFLKALENNHTKITFHYIVLVDNKNKPTAFASIKIIDFYLKSIKNDLKFLRNIGRKLHVFPNKKPLKLLICGNTFVSGEHGVFIKENQDKKAIVKELAESINHFVNSDKKLKKQIDAFLIKDFANESLFITDELKEFSYHPFSVEPNMMLQIDENWLNFDAYLASMKTKFRVKARKAFKQSINLQVEEVTTENIEEQLAEMTTLYEKVASNAGFNLGNFNLETYTQLKEKLGENYILKTYWLENKIVGFLSGVINKTSLDAHFVGIDYRLNREHAIYQRMLYDYIEIAINKKLKIVNFGRTASEIKSSVGAVPQDLTMYLRHKKTIKNKILKLFLQRVQPTPFQQKFPFKK from the coding sequence TTGATTTGTTGTACCAACACAAATACCGCGTTATTTTTCTCTTCTATAGATGAGATTCCTTCCCAAATTTGGGAAGCTTTAGGTTGTACAAAAAACACCTACTTTCATCCTGATTTTCTAAAAGCTCTAGAAAATAATCACACTAAAATTACGTTTCATTATATTGTTTTAGTAGATAATAAAAATAAACCAACTGCTTTTGCAAGTATAAAAATTATTGATTTTTATTTAAAATCCATTAAAAACGACTTAAAGTTTTTAAGAAATATCGGCAGAAAACTACACGTATTTCCAAATAAAAAACCCTTGAAATTATTAATTTGTGGAAACACATTTGTAAGTGGAGAACACGGTGTTTTCATAAAGGAAAATCAAGATAAAAAAGCCATTGTAAAAGAACTCGCAGAAAGTATCAATCATTTTGTAAATTCTGATAAAAAACTAAAAAAACAAATTGATGCATTCTTAATTAAAGATTTTGCAAACGAATCGCTGTTTATTACAGATGAATTAAAAGAATTTAGTTATCATCCGTTTTCTGTAGAACCAAACATGATGCTTCAAATTGATGAAAATTGGCTAAATTTTGATGCTTATTTGGCTTCAATGAAAACGAAATTTAGAGTAAAAGCAAGAAAAGCTTTTAAACAAAGTATAAACCTTCAGGTAGAAGAAGTTACAACAGAAAACATCGAAGAGCAATTAGCAGAAATGACAACTTTATATGAAAAAGTTGCTTCGAATGCAGGTTTTAATTTAGGCAATTTCAATTTAGAAACCTATACCCAATTAAAAGAAAAATTAGGCGAAAACTATATTCTAAAAACGTATTGGTTAGAAAATAAAATTGTAGGTTTTCTTTCTGGTGTAATTAACAAAACATCTTTAGATGCACATTTTGTAGGTATTGATTATCGACTAAATAGAGAACATGCAATTTATCAACGAATGTTATATGACTACATAGAAATTGCTATCAATAAAAAATTAAAAATAGTAAACTTTGGAAGAACTGCTAGCGAGATTAAAAGTTCTGTTGGTGCAGTTCCGCAAGATTTAACCATGTATCTTCGTCACAAGAAAACGATTAAAAACAAAATTTTAAAGTTATTTTTGCAAAGAGTTCAACCAACTCCTTTTCAACAAAAATTTCCTTTTAAAAAATAG